A single genomic interval of Eptesicus fuscus isolate TK198812 chromosome 10, DD_ASM_mEF_20220401, whole genome shotgun sequence harbors:
- the SDHAF4 gene encoding succinate dehydrogenase assembly factor 4, mitochondrial translates to MAVAAFLGRAPATAWRTARSPLLCHSLRKTSSSQGEKSEPIKQPLKKPNLPQGRFDAPEDDSHLEKEPLTRFPDDVNPVTKERGGPRGPEPTRYGDWERKGRCIDF, encoded by the exons ATGGCGGTGGCGGCGTTTCTAGGTCGCGCGCCGGCTACAGCGTGGAGAACGGCAA GATCCCCCCTTCTGTGTCATTCTTTGAGGAAAACAAGTTCTTCTCAAGGAGAAAAGTCTGAACCTATCAAACAACCCCTTAAGAAGCCAAACTTACCACAAGGTCGTTTTGATGCACCAGAAGATGATTCCCATTTAGAGAAAGAACCACTGACCA GGTTTCCAGATGATGTTAATCCTGTTACCAAAGAAAGAGGTGGACCCAGGGGCCCAGAACCTACCCGATATGGAGATTGGGAACGAAAAGGACGCTGTATTGATTTTTAA